The following are from one region of the Lineus longissimus chromosome 19, tnLinLong1.2, whole genome shotgun sequence genome:
- the LOC135503207 gene encoding growth hormone secretagogue receptor type 1-like gives MAAVTTVFSDFSPSDQESTMDSMLMNTTVTTRKPPAKFRTPNPEVLPIKECLATNEYLVGQWLFENHMYIEVATGFVGFVLVMIVYAKRMFKGTPYLYMCTLAIFDVAYLLVYAFQTKVMYAVQYNWGDYGCGLIEFFYVIFNEFAIGTLVIMTVERMLVIAFPLKFQRVFTVKKALIALSALAIVVFCINFPIIFTKLVLRKPKVSYDYDFMIYRCFYAFPYPGFDLSLVLDVSKLSRFIGFVFTPTILLFLCNISIIITMARSAKEQGKMSVESGEKAAGQLRHITAQMLSVSVSFVVLQFIFCVMYFPDTYLVSLDPVLWPKCSWRYLSRFLAREVGKFSSNMQHAINAYMYCLVSAKFRKELLQALGIIKKVSSAQSRMTASTGVSSSVTNTEAPP, from the coding sequence ATGGCGGCCGTGACGACAGTGTTTTCGGACTTTTCACCCTCCGACCAGGAGAGCACCATGGACAGCATGCTGATGAATACAACAGTCACCACTCGGAAACCCCCAGCGAAATTCCGAACACCGAACCCGGAGGTTTTACCAATCAAAGAATGCCTCGCGACGAATGAGTATCTTGTAGGCCAATGGCTTTTTGAAAACCACATGTATATAGAGGTCGCCACCGGTTTCGTAGGTTTCGTTCTGGTAATGATCGTGTATGCCAAGAGAATGTTTAAGGGCACCCCCTATCTTTACATGTGTACACTAGCCATATTTGACGTGGCCTATCTGTTAGTGTATGCATTTCAGACGAAAGTGATGTACGCAGTCCAATATAACTGGGGTGACTATGGCTGCGGGCTCATCGAGTTCTTTTACGTCATTTTTAACGAGTTCGCTATCGGGACTTTAGTCATTATGACTGTTGAGCGCATGTTGGTCATAGCTTTCCCGCTAAAGTTCCAACGCGTATTCACAGTCAAAAAGGCTCTCATCGCTCTCTCGGCTCTAGCAATTGTCGTATTTTGCATCAACTTTCCGATAATCTTCACCAAACTCGTTCTTCGGAAACCGAAGGTAAGCTACGACTATGATTTTATGATATACAGGTGTTTCTACGCATTCCCTTACCCAGGTTTCGACCTAAGCTTAGTGTTAGACGTAAGCAAATTAAGCCGTTTCATTGGATTCGTCTTCACACCCACAATCCTCTTGTTCCTctgcaatatttcaataattatTACCATGGCAAGGAGTGCGAAAGAACAGGGCAAAATGTCTGTAGAATCCGGTGAGAAGGCTGCGGGTCAACTGCGGCACATCACCGCACAAATGTTGTCCGTGTCCGTGAGCTTCGTAGTACTACAATTCATTTTTTGCGTCATGTATTTTCCTGATACATACCTCGTGAGCCTAGACCCCGTATTATGGCCAAAATGCTCCTGGCGTTATCTTAGTCGCTTCTTGGCCCGCGAAGTTGGCAAGTTTTCCTCAAACATGCAGCATGCTATTAATGCTTACATGTACTGTCTGGTCAGTGCGAAGTTCCGGAAAGAACTTTTGCAGGCACTTGGCATAATTAAGAAGGTGTCCTCGGCGCAGTCGCGTATGACTGCTTCTACTGGTGTGAGCAGCAGTGTCACTAATACTGAGGCGCCACCTTAA